One window of Chryseobacterium indologenes genomic DNA carries:
- a CDS encoding GNAT family N-acetyltransferase yields the protein MNDIKNEVKIVAYEPQYKEAFKALNEEWIKTFFVMEAGDYKLLDNPEEHILNKGGYIVFALLNNEAVGTCALVKRKDNPLTFELSKMAVSPKAQGKKIGYLLGAALVDLAKNLHAEKIVLETNSVLVPAIKLYEKLGFKHVPIVDAGYDRVDVQMELNLNI from the coding sequence ATGAATGATATTAAGAATGAAGTAAAAATTGTAGCCTATGAACCTCAGTATAAAGAAGCTTTCAAAGCTTTGAATGAAGAATGGATCAAAACATTTTTTGTGATGGAAGCCGGTGATTATAAACTGCTGGATAATCCGGAAGAACATATTTTAAATAAAGGAGGATATATTGTTTTTGCGCTGTTAAATAATGAAGCCGTTGGAACTTGTGCATTGGTGAAAAGAAAAGATAACCCCCTTACTTTTGAGCTGTCAAAGATGGCGGTAAGTCCTAAAGCTCAGGGTAAAAAAATAGGATATTTGCTGGGAGCAGCACTAGTAGATCTGGCAAAAAACCTGCATGCTGAAAAAATAGTCCTGGAAACAAACTCCGTTCTTGTTCCTGCAATAAAACTTTATGAAAAGCTGGGCTTTAAGCATGTGCCTATTGTAGATGCCGGATATGACCGTGTAGATGTGCAGATGGAGCTGAATCTGAATATATAA
- a CDS encoding PLP-dependent aminotransferase family protein — MPKDVLYLKIANSVTEQIKSETLQFGDRLPSLRSAQKLYNVSLNTIKQAYMELESRSLVESRPKYGYYVSQTSQRKLALPSVAQMKLSDGKNTPQDLFDKVFGTIAGTDVTQFALGIPGKSLLPVAKMKKCMIDVVKRKSDSGVNYESVQGSEQLRREIAKWSMVMEGKITEDDLVITSGAMNGVYHCLMAVTKPGDCVAVESPVYFGILQAIHLLGLKAVEIPTHPITGVDLDALKKVLPKLSACCFVVNYNNPLGFQMPDENKKELVRMLTEQNVPLIEDDVYGNIYFGAGRPKPCKFYDEAGIVMWVGSVSKTLAPGFRTGWVAPGKFKDKIIRQKLVQTVSSPSLFSDIISDFLAHGRYDHHLRMFRKKLYANYLQIQKSVIEYFPDNTKISEPKGGFMLWLELDKRICTEDLYDVAFEQKINFAPGRMFSQYNQYQNCMRLNYALEWTDRVESDLEKLGKMIKNRI; from the coding sequence ATGCCGAAAGATGTTCTGTACCTTAAAATAGCCAACTCTGTCACAGAGCAGATCAAAAGTGAAACCCTGCAGTTTGGAGACAGGCTGCCTTCACTGAGAAGTGCCCAGAAATTATACAATGTAAGCCTGAATACCATAAAACAGGCTTATATGGAACTTGAGAGCCGGTCTCTGGTAGAATCACGTCCTAAATACGGATATTATGTAAGCCAGACTTCCCAACGGAAGCTTGCTCTGCCGTCTGTGGCTCAAATGAAGCTTTCGGACGGGAAAAATACGCCTCAGGATCTTTTTGACAAAGTATTCGGAACGATTGCGGGTACAGATGTAACGCAGTTTGCTCTGGGAATTCCAGGAAAAAGCCTTCTTCCGGTAGCCAAGATGAAAAAATGCATGATTGATGTAGTGAAGAGGAAAAGTGACAGCGGAGTTAATTACGAGTCCGTACAGGGAAGTGAGCAGCTTCGGCGCGAAATTGCTAAGTGGTCCATGGTCATGGAAGGAAAAATTACAGAAGATGACCTGGTGATTACATCCGGAGCGATGAACGGAGTATATCATTGTCTGATGGCAGTTACTAAACCGGGAGATTGCGTAGCGGTGGAAAGTCCGGTCTACTTTGGAATCCTTCAGGCTATTCATTTATTAGGATTGAAAGCCGTAGAAATTCCTACTCATCCCATTACAGGAGTAGATCTGGATGCTTTAAAAAAAGTACTCCCCAAACTTTCTGCATGCTGTTTTGTGGTCAATTATAACAATCCGTTAGGGTTTCAGATGCCTGATGAGAACAAAAAAGAACTGGTAAGAATGCTTACTGAGCAGAATGTTCCGCTGATTGAAGATGATGTCTACGGAAATATCTATTTTGGAGCAGGAAGACCAAAACCCTGTAAATTTTATGATGAAGCAGGAATTGTAATGTGGGTAGGTTCCGTTTCAAAAACACTAGCTCCCGGTTTTAGGACAGGATGGGTGGCCCCCGGAAAGTTTAAAGATAAAATTATCCGTCAGAAGCTCGTGCAGACCGTTTCCAGTCCTTCATTATTTTCAGATATAATCTCAGATTTTCTTGCGCATGGACGGTACGATCATCATTTGAGAATGTTCAGGAAAAAACTCTACGCCAATTATCTTCAGATTCAGAAATCTGTGATTGAGTATTTTCCGGACAATACCAAAATTTCAGAACCAAAAGGCGGTTTTATGCTCTGGCTGGAGCTGGACAAGAGAATTTGTACAGAAGATCTCTATGATGTCGCTTTTGAACAGAAAATAAACTTTGCACCCGGAAGAATGTTTTCACAATATAATCAGTATCAGAACTGCATGCGTTTGAACTATGCACTGGAATGGACAGACAGGGTGGAAAGTGATCTGGAAAAACTGGGAAAAATGATAAAAAACAGAATTTAA
- a CDS encoding helix-turn-helix domain-containing protein — MKGLSQKAFADLFDLNRGVISSYEEGRAEPKIETILKVANHFNLNLDKFLTETLQTDELGSVSNTDQLMLFPELSIQNDQEMQVIAQSNGSNASILQKILASVDLIYEFTTEKQLLSQYQYGDVVFLNKCDVNTDATNKLLVYSNGTLLHATENQSVNEDIQEYYKIVGYVSTANKNIFSDIFERLERLEKKTGNR, encoded by the coding sequence GTGAAGGGATTAAGCCAAAAGGCTTTTGCAGACTTATTTGATTTAAACAGAGGGGTGATAAGCTCTTATGAGGAAGGACGTGCAGAACCAAAAATCGAAACCATACTGAAAGTTGCCAATCATTTCAACCTTAATCTTGATAAATTTCTGACAGAAACTCTACAGACAGATGAATTAGGAAGTGTTTCGAATACGGACCAGCTTATGCTTTTCCCGGAACTTTCAATCCAGAATGATCAGGAAATGCAGGTAATAGCACAGAGTAATGGTTCCAATGCATCAATTTTGCAAAAAATATTAGCATCCGTTGATTTGATCTATGAATTTACTACAGAAAAACAATTATTATCACAATATCAATACGGAGACGTTGTATTTCTGAATAAATGCGATGTGAATACAGATGCAACTAATAAATTACTGGTTTATAGCAATGGAACACTACTACATGCAACTGAAAATCAATCAGTAAACGAAGATATTCAAGAATATTATAAGATTGTAGGATATGTTTCAACAGCCAACAAGAATATTTTCTCAGATATTTTTGAAAGACTGGAAAGATTGGAAAAGAAAACAGGAAACAGATAG